One window of Felis catus isolate Fca126 chromosome D4, F.catus_Fca126_mat1.0, whole genome shotgun sequence genomic DNA carries:
- the AGPAT2 gene encoding 1-acyl-sn-glycerol-3-phosphate acyltransferase beta isoform X4, producing the protein MGLWPWLTGALLLLLLLVQLSRSARFYAKVSLYCALCVSGSTLAAVICLLRHGGRTVENLSIISWFVRTFKYVFGLRFDIKGRQKLEVDHPCVIISNHQSILDMMGLMEALPKRCVQIAKRELLFMGPVGLIMYLGGVFFINRQRSRTAVTVMADVGERMVRENLKVWVYPEGTRNDNGDLLPFKKGAFYLAIQAQVPIIPVVYSSFSSFYNYKTKFFTSGTIRVEVLDAIPTSGLTVADVPKLMDSCHQAMRTTFLRISKTPQENGATAGPGSQPAQ; encoded by the exons ATGGGGCTCTGGCCGTGGCTGACGGgggctctgctgctgctgctgctgctggtgcagCTGAGCCGCTCGGCCCGGTTCTACGCCAAGGTCTCCCTGTACTGCGCGCTCTGCGTGTCGGGGTCCACCCTGGCCGCGGTCATCTGCCTGCTGCGGCACGGCGGCCGGACGGTGGAGAACTTGAG CATCATCAGTTGGTTTGTCCGGACCTTCAAGTACGTATTCGGCCTTCGCTTTGACATAAAGGGCCGCCAGAAGCTGGAGGTGGACCACCCGTGTGTCATCATTTCTAACCACCAGAGCATCCTGGACATGATGG GCCTTATGGAGGCCCTACCCAAGCGCTGCGTGCAGATTGCCAAGCGGGAGCTGCTCTTCATGGGGCCTGTGGGCCTGATCATGTACCTCGGGGGTGTCTTCTTCATCAACCGGCAGCGCTCCAGGACTGCCGTGACCGTGATGGCCGACGTGGGCGAGCGCATGGTCAGGGAGAAT ctCAAGGTGTGGGTCTACCCTGAGGGCACGAGGAACGACAACGGGGACCTGCTACCTTTCAAGAAGGGTGCCTTCTACCTGGCGATCCAGGCCCAG GTGCCTATCATCCCCGTGGTTTACTCCAGCTTTTCCTCCTTCTACAACTACAAGACGAAGTTCTTCACCTCAG gaaCGATCAGGGTGGAGGTGCTGGATGCCATCCCCACCAGTGGCCTCACCGTCGCTGATGTCCCCAAGCTTATGGATAGCTGCCACCAGGCCATGAGGACCACCTTCCTCCGCATCTCCAAGACACCCCAGGAGAATGGGGCCACCGCAGGGCCTGGTTCCCAGCCCGCCCAGTAG
- the AGPAT2 gene encoding 1-acyl-sn-glycerol-3-phosphate acyltransferase beta isoform X1, which translates to MSPLPGALPRSPAPPPAPGGGRLGGLGLPRRRVLPARDARDAPGDAGGRRGAERLRARSCFTRGLRGRPRGGLRPSAVESGAPLSPPHLLLPPPPERTCAPTPPLRSLLSIISWFVRTFKYVFGLRFDIKGRQKLEVDHPCVIISNHQSILDMMGLMEALPKRCVQIAKRELLFMGPVGLIMYLGGVFFINRQRSRTAVTVMADVGERMVRENLKVWVYPEGTRNDNGDLLPFKKGAFYLAIQAQDRRGTDVYHKDVYQPRRLPGGKECLSEDMWDAFTELWATQGVKGVPGPGVPIIPVVYSSFSSFYNYKTKFFTSGTIRVEVLDAIPTSGLTVADVPKLMDSCHQAMRTTFLRISKTPQENGATAGPGSQPAQ; encoded by the exons ATGTCGCCGCTCCCGGGagccctcccccgctcccccgcccccccccccgcgcccggGGGCGGCCGCCTCGGAGGTCTGGGTCTCCCGCGCCGCCGCGTCCTTCCGGCCCGGGACGCGCGGGACGCGCCGGGGGACgccggggggcggcggggggccgAGCGGCTCCGGGCGCGCTCCTGCTTCACCCGCGGGCTGCGGGGCCGGCCCCGGGGTGGGCTTCGCCCGAGCGCCGTGGAGTCTGGGGCGCCCCTGTCCCCTCCGCACCTCCTCCTGCCTCCGCCCCCTGAACGCACCTGTGCTCCCACGCCTCCCCTCCGTTCCCTTCTAAG CATCATCAGTTGGTTTGTCCGGACCTTCAAGTACGTATTCGGCCTTCGCTTTGACATAAAGGGCCGCCAGAAGCTGGAGGTGGACCACCCGTGTGTCATCATTTCTAACCACCAGAGCATCCTGGACATGATGG GCCTTATGGAGGCCCTACCCAAGCGCTGCGTGCAGATTGCCAAGCGGGAGCTGCTCTTCATGGGGCCTGTGGGCCTGATCATGTACCTCGGGGGTGTCTTCTTCATCAACCGGCAGCGCTCCAGGACTGCCGTGACCGTGATGGCCGACGTGGGCGAGCGCATGGTCAGGGAGAAT ctCAAGGTGTGGGTCTACCCTGAGGGCACGAGGAACGACAACGGGGACCTGCTACCTTTCAAGAAGGGTGCCTTCTACCTGGCGATCCAGGCCCAG GACCGTAGGGGCACCGATGTGTATCATAAGGACGTGTACCAGCCCAGGAGGCTTCCTGGTGGAAAGGAATGCTTGAGTGAAGATATGTGGGATGCGTTTACGGAACTCTGGGCCACCCAGGGCGTGAAAGGTGTCCCCGGCCCAGGG GTGCCTATCATCCCCGTGGTTTACTCCAGCTTTTCCTCCTTCTACAACTACAAGACGAAGTTCTTCACCTCAG gaaCGATCAGGGTGGAGGTGCTGGATGCCATCCCCACCAGTGGCCTCACCGTCGCTGATGTCCCCAAGCTTATGGATAGCTGCCACCAGGCCATGAGGACCACCTTCCTCCGCATCTCCAAGACACCCCAGGAGAATGGGGCCACCGCAGGGCCTGGTTCCCAGCCCGCCCAGTAG
- the AGPAT2 gene encoding 1-acyl-sn-glycerol-3-phosphate acyltransferase beta isoform X3 → MGLWPWLTGALLLLLLLVQLSRSARFYAKVSLYCALCVSGSTLAAVICLLRHGGRTVENLSIISWFVRTFKYVFGLRFDIKGRQKLEVDHPCVIISNHQSILDMMGLMEALPKRCVQIAKRELLFMGPVGLIMYLGGVFFINRQRSRTAVTVMADVGERMVRENLKVWVYPEGTRNDNGDLLPFKKGAFYLAIQAQDRRGTDVYHKDVYQPRRLPGGKECLSEDMWDAFTELWATQGVKGVPGPGVPIIPVVYSSFSSFYNYKTKFFTSGTIRVEVLDAIPTSGLTVADVPKLMDSCHQAMRTTFLRISKTPQENGATAGPGSQPAQ, encoded by the exons ATGGGGCTCTGGCCGTGGCTGACGGgggctctgctgctgctgctgctgctggtgcagCTGAGCCGCTCGGCCCGGTTCTACGCCAAGGTCTCCCTGTACTGCGCGCTCTGCGTGTCGGGGTCCACCCTGGCCGCGGTCATCTGCCTGCTGCGGCACGGCGGCCGGACGGTGGAGAACTTGAG CATCATCAGTTGGTTTGTCCGGACCTTCAAGTACGTATTCGGCCTTCGCTTTGACATAAAGGGCCGCCAGAAGCTGGAGGTGGACCACCCGTGTGTCATCATTTCTAACCACCAGAGCATCCTGGACATGATGG GCCTTATGGAGGCCCTACCCAAGCGCTGCGTGCAGATTGCCAAGCGGGAGCTGCTCTTCATGGGGCCTGTGGGCCTGATCATGTACCTCGGGGGTGTCTTCTTCATCAACCGGCAGCGCTCCAGGACTGCCGTGACCGTGATGGCCGACGTGGGCGAGCGCATGGTCAGGGAGAAT ctCAAGGTGTGGGTCTACCCTGAGGGCACGAGGAACGACAACGGGGACCTGCTACCTTTCAAGAAGGGTGCCTTCTACCTGGCGATCCAGGCCCAG GACCGTAGGGGCACCGATGTGTATCATAAGGACGTGTACCAGCCCAGGAGGCTTCCTGGTGGAAAGGAATGCTTGAGTGAAGATATGTGGGATGCGTTTACGGAACTCTGGGCCACCCAGGGCGTGAAAGGTGTCCCCGGCCCAGGG GTGCCTATCATCCCCGTGGTTTACTCCAGCTTTTCCTCCTTCTACAACTACAAGACGAAGTTCTTCACCTCAG gaaCGATCAGGGTGGAGGTGCTGGATGCCATCCCCACCAGTGGCCTCACCGTCGCTGATGTCCCCAAGCTTATGGATAGCTGCCACCAGGCCATGAGGACCACCTTCCTCCGCATCTCCAAGACACCCCAGGAGAATGGGGCCACCGCAGGGCCTGGTTCCCAGCCCGCCCAGTAG
- the AGPAT2 gene encoding 1-acyl-sn-glycerol-3-phosphate acyltransferase beta isoform X2 — protein MSPLPGALPRSPAPPPAPGGGRLGGLGLPRRRVLPARDARDAPGDAGGRRGAERLRARSCFTRGLRGRPRGGLRPSAVESGAPLSPPHLLLPPPPERTCAPTPPLRSLLSIISWFVRTFKYVFGLRFDIKGRQKLEVDHPCVIISNHQSILDMMGLMEALPKRCVQIAKRELLFMGPVGLIMYLGGVFFINRQRSRTAVTVMADVGERMVRENLKVWVYPEGTRNDNGDLLPFKKGAFYLAIQAQVPIIPVVYSSFSSFYNYKTKFFTSGTIRVEVLDAIPTSGLTVADVPKLMDSCHQAMRTTFLRISKTPQENGATAGPGSQPAQ, from the exons ATGTCGCCGCTCCCGGGagccctcccccgctcccccgcccccccccccgcgcccggGGGCGGCCGCCTCGGAGGTCTGGGTCTCCCGCGCCGCCGCGTCCTTCCGGCCCGGGACGCGCGGGACGCGCCGGGGGACgccggggggcggcggggggccgAGCGGCTCCGGGCGCGCTCCTGCTTCACCCGCGGGCTGCGGGGCCGGCCCCGGGGTGGGCTTCGCCCGAGCGCCGTGGAGTCTGGGGCGCCCCTGTCCCCTCCGCACCTCCTCCTGCCTCCGCCCCCTGAACGCACCTGTGCTCCCACGCCTCCCCTCCGTTCCCTTCTAAG CATCATCAGTTGGTTTGTCCGGACCTTCAAGTACGTATTCGGCCTTCGCTTTGACATAAAGGGCCGCCAGAAGCTGGAGGTGGACCACCCGTGTGTCATCATTTCTAACCACCAGAGCATCCTGGACATGATGG GCCTTATGGAGGCCCTACCCAAGCGCTGCGTGCAGATTGCCAAGCGGGAGCTGCTCTTCATGGGGCCTGTGGGCCTGATCATGTACCTCGGGGGTGTCTTCTTCATCAACCGGCAGCGCTCCAGGACTGCCGTGACCGTGATGGCCGACGTGGGCGAGCGCATGGTCAGGGAGAAT ctCAAGGTGTGGGTCTACCCTGAGGGCACGAGGAACGACAACGGGGACCTGCTACCTTTCAAGAAGGGTGCCTTCTACCTGGCGATCCAGGCCCAG GTGCCTATCATCCCCGTGGTTTACTCCAGCTTTTCCTCCTTCTACAACTACAAGACGAAGTTCTTCACCTCAG gaaCGATCAGGGTGGAGGTGCTGGATGCCATCCCCACCAGTGGCCTCACCGTCGCTGATGTCCCCAAGCTTATGGATAGCTGCCACCAGGCCATGAGGACCACCTTCCTCCGCATCTCCAAGACACCCCAGGAGAATGGGGCCACCGCAGGGCCTGGTTCCCAGCCCGCCCAGTAG
- the EGFL7 gene encoding epidermal growth factor-like protein 7 isoform X3, producing MCDSRELLLGWLLVLAVGGTEHVFRPGRKVCAVGAPRGPESESFVQRAYQPYLTTCDGHRACSTYRTIYRTAYRRSPGPASTRPRYACCPGWKRTSGLPRACGAAVCQPPCQNGGSCVRPGHCHCPPGWQGDTCQTDVDECSTGRGPCPQHCINTAGSYSCRCQEGHSPSADGALCLPERGTPRLAPNPTTGTDGTVEEEVRRLRSRVDVLEQPRSREGTFCLPHRSCSWCWPRCIAWPRGPWSTGSPTPEASWLTPSSSWTASTL from the exons ATGTGTGACTCCAGGGAGCTGCTTCTGGGGTGGCTCCTGGTGCTGGCAGTGGGTGGCACGGAGCACGTCTTCCGGCCTGG CCGCAAGGTGTGTGCCGTCGGGGCTCCCAGGGGCCCCGAGTCTGAGTCTTTTGTGCAGCGGGCGTACCAGCCCTACCTCACCACCTGTGACGGGCACCGAGCCTGCAGCACCTACCG GACCATCTACAGGACTGCCTACCGTCGCAGCCCCGGGCCGGCCTCCACCAGGCCTCGCTACGCTTGCTGCCCCGGCTGGAAGAGGACCAGTGGACTCCCGAGGGCCTGTGGAGCAG CAGTATGCCAGCCCCCGTGCCAGAACGGAGGGAGCTGTGTCCGGCCCGGTCACTGTCACTGCCCTCCAGGATGGCAGGGTGACACCTGCCAGACAG ACGTGGACGAATGCAGTACCGGACggggcccctgcccccagcactgcATCAACACCGCGGGCAGTTACTCGTGCCGGTGTCAGGAGGGGCACAGCCCGTCCGCAGATGGTGCCCTCTGCCTGCCCGAGAGGGGGACCCCCCGGCTAGCCCCGAACCCCACAACAG GAACAGACGGCACAGTCGAGGAGGAGGTGCGGAGGCTTCGGTCAAGGGTGGACGTGCTGGAACAG CCGCGGAGCAGAGAGGGAACCTTCTGCCTGCCCCACAGAAGCTGCAGCTGGTGCTGGCCCCGCTGCATAGCCTGGCCTCGAGGGCCCTGGAGCACGGGCTCCCCGACCCCGGAAGCCTCCTGGCTCACTCCTTCCAGCAGCTGGACCGCATCGACTCTCTGA
- the EGFL7 gene encoding epidermal growth factor-like protein 7 isoform X2, protein MCDSRELLLGWLLVLAVGGTEHVFRPGRKVCAVGAPRGPESESFVQRAYQPYLTTCDGHRACSTYRTIYRTAYRRSPGPASTRPRYACCPGWKRTSGLPRACGAVCQPPCQNGGSCVRPGHCHCPPGWQGDTCQTDVDECSTGRGPCPQHCINTAGSYSCRCQEGHSPSADGALCLPERGTPRLAPNPTTGTDGTVEEEVRRLRSRVDVLEQKLQLVLAPLHSLASRALEHGLPDPGSLLAHSFQQLDRIDSLSEQISFLEEQLGSCSCKEL, encoded by the exons ATGTGTGACTCCAGGGAGCTGCTTCTGGGGTGGCTCCTGGTGCTGGCAGTGGGTGGCACGGAGCACGTCTTCCGGCCTGG CCGCAAGGTGTGTGCCGTCGGGGCTCCCAGGGGCCCCGAGTCTGAGTCTTTTGTGCAGCGGGCGTACCAGCCCTACCTCACCACCTGTGACGGGCACCGAGCCTGCAGCACCTACCG GACCATCTACAGGACTGCCTACCGTCGCAGCCCCGGGCCGGCCTCCACCAGGCCTCGCTACGCTTGCTGCCCCGGCTGGAAGAGGACCAGTGGACTCCCGAGGGCCTGTGGAGCAG TATGCCAGCCCCCGTGCCAGAACGGAGGGAGCTGTGTCCGGCCCGGTCACTGTCACTGCCCTCCAGGATGGCAGGGTGACACCTGCCAGACAG ACGTGGACGAATGCAGTACCGGACggggcccctgcccccagcactgcATCAACACCGCGGGCAGTTACTCGTGCCGGTGTCAGGAGGGGCACAGCCCGTCCGCAGATGGTGCCCTCTGCCTGCCCGAGAGGGGGACCCCCCGGCTAGCCCCGAACCCCACAACAG GAACAGACGGCACAGTCGAGGAGGAGGTGCGGAGGCTTCGGTCAAGGGTGGACGTGCTGGAACAG AAGCTGCAGCTGGTGCTGGCCCCGCTGCATAGCCTGGCCTCGAGGGCCCTGGAGCACGGGCTCCCCGACCCCGGAAGCCTCCTGGCTCACTCCTTCCAGCAGCTGGACCGCATCGACTCTCTGAGTGAGCAGATCTCCTTCCTGGAGGAGCAGCTGGGGTCCT GTTCCTGCAAGGAGCTGTGA
- the EGFL7 gene encoding epidermal growth factor-like protein 7 isoform X1, with protein sequence MCDSRELLLGWLLVLAVGGTEHVFRPGRKVCAVGAPRGPESESFVQRAYQPYLTTCDGHRACSTYRTIYRTAYRRSPGPASTRPRYACCPGWKRTSGLPRACGAAVCQPPCQNGGSCVRPGHCHCPPGWQGDTCQTDVDECSTGRGPCPQHCINTAGSYSCRCQEGHSPSADGALCLPERGTPRLAPNPTTGTDGTVEEEVRRLRSRVDVLEQKLQLVLAPLHSLASRALEHGLPDPGSLLAHSFQQLDRIDSLSEQISFLEEQLGSCSCKEL encoded by the exons ATGTGTGACTCCAGGGAGCTGCTTCTGGGGTGGCTCCTGGTGCTGGCAGTGGGTGGCACGGAGCACGTCTTCCGGCCTGG CCGCAAGGTGTGTGCCGTCGGGGCTCCCAGGGGCCCCGAGTCTGAGTCTTTTGTGCAGCGGGCGTACCAGCCCTACCTCACCACCTGTGACGGGCACCGAGCCTGCAGCACCTACCG GACCATCTACAGGACTGCCTACCGTCGCAGCCCCGGGCCGGCCTCCACCAGGCCTCGCTACGCTTGCTGCCCCGGCTGGAAGAGGACCAGTGGACTCCCGAGGGCCTGTGGAGCAG CAGTATGCCAGCCCCCGTGCCAGAACGGAGGGAGCTGTGTCCGGCCCGGTCACTGTCACTGCCCTCCAGGATGGCAGGGTGACACCTGCCAGACAG ACGTGGACGAATGCAGTACCGGACggggcccctgcccccagcactgcATCAACACCGCGGGCAGTTACTCGTGCCGGTGTCAGGAGGGGCACAGCCCGTCCGCAGATGGTGCCCTCTGCCTGCCCGAGAGGGGGACCCCCCGGCTAGCCCCGAACCCCACAACAG GAACAGACGGCACAGTCGAGGAGGAGGTGCGGAGGCTTCGGTCAAGGGTGGACGTGCTGGAACAG AAGCTGCAGCTGGTGCTGGCCCCGCTGCATAGCCTGGCCTCGAGGGCCCTGGAGCACGGGCTCCCCGACCCCGGAAGCCTCCTGGCTCACTCCTTCCAGCAGCTGGACCGCATCGACTCTCTGAGTGAGCAGATCTCCTTCCTGGAGGAGCAGCTGGGGTCCT GTTCCTGCAAGGAGCTGTGA